One region of Scomber scombrus chromosome 10, fScoSco1.1, whole genome shotgun sequence genomic DNA includes:
- the LOC133987271 gene encoding neuronal acetylcholine receptor subunit alpha-4-like isoform X2, with protein sequence MMTTNVWVKQEWNDYKLRWNPEQYENVTSIRIPSEIIWRPDIVLYNNADGDFAVTHLTKAHLFYDGRIKWMPPAIYKSSCSIDVTFFPFDQQSCKMKFGSWTYDRAKIDLINMASDVDQMDYWESGEWVIMNAVGKYNTKKYECCTEIYADITYYFIIRRLPLFYTINLIIPCLLISCLTVLVFYLPSQCGEKITLCISVLLSLTVFLLLITEIIPSTSLVIPLIGEYLLFTMVFVTLSIIITVFVLNVHHRSPQTHGMPHWVRRVFLDLVPRVLFMKRPPGTAKQHCKKLIEMMHGPTTISVTDNSQAFWSGLETGLRQLGEIDNTFPKTPSDSPNIVVCSPSPPSSPIEDLNEKDHLPKASIFCRSATGLYSVLSEKQLHRGHNSSASSSSQLSLPPTLPLGPLHSLSREEPNALAPNGRSLSVEQMCDQKRELPQTTGHRCRSRSFQYCCFHNEGSGTTGIAGRVKQAFTDHLAETLTAESSKDASTQQDPILPTISPAVKRAIEGVQYIADHLRAEDADFSVKEDWKYVAMVIDRIFLWMFVLVCILGSVGLFLPPWLAGMI encoded by the exons TGCTGATGGCGACTTTGCGGTAACTCATCTCACAAAGGCACACCTATTCTATGATGGTCGGATAAAATGGATGCCACCAGCCATTTACAAGTCTTCGTGCAGCATAGATGTCACATTTTTCCCTTTTGACCAGCAAAGCTGCAAGATGAAATTTGGTTCATGGACCTATGACCGTGCCAAGATCGATCTGATCAACATGGCCAGCGATGTGGACCAGATGGACTATTGGGAAAGTGGCGAGTGGGTCATAATGAATGCAGTGGGCAAGTACAATACTAAAAAGTATGAGTGCTGCACAGAGATATATGCGGACATCACTTACTACTTCATCATCCGGAGGCTTCCGTTATTCTACACCATAAACCTTATCATCCCCTGTCTACTTATCTCCTGCTTGACTGTACTGGTGTTTTATTTGCCATCACAGTGTGGAGAGAAGATCACTTTGTGCATATCAGTGTTACTGTCCCTAACAGTATTCCTCCTGCTGATCACAGAGATAATACCATCTACATCACTGGTCATTCCACTGATTGGCGAATACCTGCTTTTTACCATGGTCTTTGTCACACTCTCCATCATAATTACTGTCTTTGTTTTAAACGTACACCACCGATCTCCACAAACCCATGGCATGCCTCACTGGGTGCGGAGAGTATTCTTGGACTTGGTTCCTCGAGTCCTCTTCATGAAGCGTCCGCCAGGCACAGCCAAGCAGCACTGCAAAAAGCTTATTGAAATGATGCACGGTCCAACCACGATATCAGTAACGGACAACTCTCAGGCTTTTTGGTCAGGGTTAGAGACAGGGTTGAGACAATTAGGAGAGATTGACAATACATTTCCAAAGACCCCATCAGACAGTCCAAACATTGTGGTCTGCTCCCCTTCTCCACCCTCTTCTCCAATTGAGGACCTCAATGAAAAAGATCATCTACCGAAAGCCAGCATTTTCTGCCGGTCCGCAACTGGTCTGTATTCAGTTCTCTCAGAGAAGCAACTCCACCGGGGTCACAATTCGTCGGCCTCGTCTTCTTCCCAATTGTCCTTGCCCCCAACTTTGCCACTGGGCCCCCTTCACAGCCTATCCAGGGAAGAACCAAATGCACTGGCCCCAAATGGGCGCTCCCTCAGTGTAGAACAAATGTGTGACCAAAAGAGGGAACTTCCTCAGACAACTGGGCATCGGTGTCGCTCCCGCAGCTTCCAGTACTGCTGTTTTCACAATGAAGGCTCTGGGACCACTGGGATTGCAGGGCGAGTGAAACAAGCCTTTACAGATCACCTAGCAGAAACCCTCACAGCAGAGTCCAGTAAAGATGCGAGTACCCAGCAGGACCCCATACTTCCAACTATTTCCCCAGCTGTGAAACGAGCCATAGAGGGAGTACAATACATTGCTGATCATCTCAGGGCAGAGGATGCAGACTTTTCA GTGAAGGAGGACTGGAAGTATGTGGCTATGGTCATTGACAGGATATTCCTCTGGATGTTTGTCCTGGTGTGCATACTGGGATCTGTTGgactctttcttcctccttggCTGGCTGGAATGATCTAA